A window of the Streptococcus sp. 116-D4 genome harbors these coding sequences:
- a CDS encoding ISL3 family transposase, with product MEQLHFITKLLDIKDPNIQFMDIINRVTHKEIIAKLDYDAPSCPECGSQMKKYDFQKPSKIPYLETTGMPTRILLRKRRFKCYQCSKMMVAESSLVKKNHQIPRIINQKIAQKLIEKTSMTDIAHQLSISTSTVIRKLNDFHFECNFRHLPEIMSWDEYAFTKGKMSFIAQDFDKLNIITVLEGRTQAIIRNHFLKYDRVVRCRVKIITMDMFSPYYDLAKQLFPNAKIVLDRFHIVQHLSRAMSRVRVQIMNQFEQKSHEYKAIKRYWKLIQQDSRKLSDKRFYRPTFRMHLTNKEILDKLLSYSEDLKHHYNLYQLLLFHFQNKEPDKFFGLIEDNLKQVHPLFQTVFKTFLKDKEKIVNALQLPYSNAKLEATNNLVKLIKRNAFGFRNFENFKKRIFIALNIKKERTKSVLSRS from the coding sequence ATGGAACAATTACATTTTATCACAAAACTGCTCGATATCAAAGACCCTAATATCCAATTTATGGATATCATCAATAGGGTTACTCACAAAGAAATCATCGCTAAACTGGACTACGATGCTCCATCTTGCCCTGAGTGCGGAAGTCAAATGAAGAAATATGATTTTCAAAAACCATCGAAAATTCCTTACCTTGAAACGACTGGTATGCCTACTAGAATTCTCCTTAGAAAGCGTCGATTCAAGTGCTATCAGTGCTCGAAAATGATGGTCGCTGAGAGCTCTCTCGTCAAGAAAAATCACCAAATTCCTCGTATTATCAACCAAAAAATTGCGCAAAAGTTGATTGAAAAGACTTCTATGACCGATATTGCCCATCAGCTTTCCATTTCAACTTCAACTGTCATTCGAAAACTCAATGACTTCCACTTTGAGTGTAACTTTAGACATCTGCCTGAGATTATGTCTTGGGATGAGTATGCCTTCACTAAGGGCAAAATGAGTTTCATTGCGCAAGATTTTGATAAGCTCAATATCATCACTGTTCTTGAAGGCAGAACACAAGCTATCATTCGAAATCACTTTCTTAAATATGATAGAGTCGTTCGATGTCGAGTGAAAATCATTACGATGGATATGTTTAGTCCTTACTATGACTTGGCTAAACAGCTTTTTCCAAACGCTAAAATCGTTCTCGACCGCTTTCACATTGTCCAACATCTCAGCCGTGCTATGAGTCGTGTCCGTGTTCAAATCATGAATCAATTTGAGCAAAAATCCCATGAATACAAAGCCATCAAACGTTACTGGAAGCTCATTCAACAGGATAGTCGTAAACTGAGTGATAAACGGTTTTATCGTCCTACTTTTCGCATGCACTTAACGAATAAAGAGATTCTAGACAAGCTTTTGAGCTATTCAGAAGACTTGAAACACCACTATAATCTTTATCAACTCTTGCTTTTTCACTTTCAGAACAAGGAACCTGACAAATTTTTTGGACTCATTGAGGACAATCTAAAGCAGGTTCATCCTCTTTTTCAGACTGTCTTTAAAACCTTTCTAAAGGATAAAGAGAAGATTGTCAACGCTCTTCAATTACCCTATTCCAACGCCAAATTAGAAGCGACTAATAATCTCGTTAAACTTATCAAACGAAATGCATTTGGGTTTCGGAACTTTGAAAACTTCAAAAAACGGATTTTTATCGCTCTCAATATCAAAAAAGAAAGGACGAAATCCGTCCTTTCTAGATCTTAG
- a CDS encoding PolC-type DNA polymerase III codes for MSNNFEILMNQLGMPAEMRQAPALAQADIERVVVHKISKVWEFHFVFSNILPIEIFLELKKGLCEEFSKTGNKAVFEIKALSQEFSNQLLQAYYKEAFSEGPCASQGFKSLYQNLQVRAEGNQLFIEGSEAIDKEHFKKNHLPNLAKQLEKFGFPTFNCQVEKNDILTQVQEEAFHAENEQIVQAANEEALRAMKQLEEMAPPPAEEKPTFDFQAKKAAAKPKLDKAEITPMIEVTTEENRLVFEGVVFDVEQKVTRTGRVLINFKMTDYTSSFSMQKWVKNEEEAQKFDLIKKNSWLRVRGNVEMNNFTRDLTMNVQDVQEVVHYERKDLMPEGERRVEFHAHTNMSTMDALPEVEEIVATAAKWGHKAVAITDHGNVQSFPHGYKAAKKAGIQLIYGMEANIVEDRVPIVYNEVGMDLSEATYVVFDVETTGLSAIYNDLIQVAASKMYKGNVIAEFDEFINPGHPLSAFTTELTGITDDHVKNAKPLKQVLQAFQEFCKATVLVAHNATFDVGFMNANYERHGLPKISQPVIDTLEFARNLYPEYKRHGLGPLTKRFGVALEHHHMANYDAEATGRLLFIFIKEVAEKHGVTDLARLNIDLISPDSYKKARIKHATIYVKNQVGLKNIFKLVSLSNTKYFEGVPRIPRTVLDAHREGLILGSACAEGEVFEAVVSQGVDAAVEVAKYYDFIEVMPPAIYAPLIAKEQIKDMEELHTIIKSLIEVGDRLGKPVLATGNVHYIEPEEEIYREIIVRSLGQGAIINRTIGHGEHAQPAPLPKAHFRTTNEMLDEFAFLGEELARKLVIENPNALAEIFEPVEVVKGDLYTPFIDKAEETVAELTYKKAFEIYGNPLPDIVDLRIEKELTSILGNGFAVIYLASQMLVQRSNERGYLVGSRGSVGSSFVATMIGITEVNPLSPHYVCGQCQYSEFITDGSYGSGFDMPNKDCPNCGHKLSKNGQDIPFETFLGFDGDKVPDIDLNFSGEDQPSAHLDVRDIFGEEYAFRAGTVGTVAAKTAYGFVKGYERDYGKFYRDAEVERLAQGAAGVKRTTGQHPGGIVVIPNYMDVYDFTPVQYPADDVTAEWQTTHFNFHDIDENVLKLDVLGHDDPTMIRKLQDLSGIDPNEIPMDDEGVMALFSGTDVLGVTPEQIGTPTGMLGIPEFGTNFVRGMVDETHPTTFAELLQLSGLSHGTDVWLGNAQDLIKQGIADLSTVIGCRDDIMVYLMHAGLEPKMAFTIMERVRKGLWLKISEEERNGYIEAMKANKVPEWYIESCGKIKYMFPKAHAAAYVMMALRVAYFKVHHPIYYYCAYFSIRAKAFDIKTMGAGLDAIKRRMEEISEKRKNNEASNVEIDLYTTLEIVNEMWERGFKFGKLDLYRSQATEFLIDGDTLIPPFVAMDGLGENVAKQLVRAREEGEFLSKTELRKRGGLSSTLVEKMDEMGILGNMPEDNQLSLFDDLF; via the coding sequence ATGTCAAACAATTTTGAAATTTTGATGAATCAACTGGGGATGCCTGCTGAGATGAGACAGGCTCCTGCTTTAGCGCAGGCTGATATTGAGCGAGTGGTGGTTCATAAAATTAGTAAGGTATGGGAGTTTCATTTCGTATTTTCTAATATTTTACCAATTGAAATCTTTTTAGAATTAAAGAAAGGTTTGTGTGAGGAATTTTCTAAGACAGGCAATAAAGCTGTTTTCGAAATCAAGGCTCTGTCTCAAGAATTTTCAAATCAACTTTTGCAGGCCTATTATAAAGAGGCTTTTTCTGAAGGGCCATGTGCTAGTCAAGGTTTTAAGTCACTTTATCAGAATTTGCAAGTTCGTGCTGAGGGCAATCAACTCTTTATTGAAGGTTCTGAGGCGATTGATAAGGAACATTTTAAGAAGAATCATCTTCCTAATTTAGCTAAACAACTTGAAAAGTTTGGTTTTCCAACTTTTAACTGTCAGGTAGAGAAGAATGATATTCTGACCCAGGTGCAGGAAGAGGCTTTTCATGCTGAAAATGAGCAGATTGTTCAAGCTGCAAATGAGGAAGCGCTCCGTGCTATGAAACAACTGGAAGAGATGGCACCTCCTCCAGCGGAAGAGAAACCAACCTTTGATTTTCAGGCGAAAAAAGCTGCAGCTAAACCAAAGCTGGACAAGGCGGAGATTACTCCTATGATTGAAGTCACGACGGAGGAAAATCGTCTTGTCTTTGAAGGGGTTGTTTTTGATGTGGAGCAAAAAGTGACCAGAACAGGGCGTGTTTTGATCAACTTTAAAATGACAGATTACACTTCAAGTTTTTCGATGCAAAAGTGGGTTAAGAACGAGGAAGAGGCTCAGAAATTTGATCTAATTAAGAAAAATTCTTGGCTCCGAGTGCGTGGGAATGTGGAGATGAATAACTTCACACGCGATTTGACTATGAATGTGCAGGATGTGCAGGAAGTTGTTCACTATGAGCGGAAGGATTTGATGCCAGAAGGTGAGCGTCGGGTCGAGTTTCATGCTCATACTAATATGTCGACCATGGATGCTCTACCAGAGGTAGAAGAAATCGTTGCGACAGCTGCTAAGTGGGGACACAAGGCGGTTGCCATCACGGACCATGGGAATGTCCAGTCCTTCCCACATGGCTATAAGGCGGCTAAGAAAGCGGGAATCCAGCTGATCTATGGTATGGAAGCCAATATCGTGGAGGACCGTGTCCCTATCGTCTATAACGAAGTGGGGATGGACTTGTCCGAAGCAACCTATGTGGTCTTTGACGTGGAAACAACGGGGCTATCAGCCATCTATAATGACTTGATTCAGGTTGCGGCCTCTAAGATGTACAAGGGGAATGTCATTGCCGAATTTGATGAATTTATCAATCCTGGGCATCCCTTGTCAGCTTTTACTACTGAGTTGACTGGAATTACAGATGACCATGTCAAAAATGCCAAGCCACTGAAACAAGTTTTGCAAGCATTCCAAGAATTTTGTAAAGCTACGGTACTAGTTGCCCACAATGCGACCTTTGACGTTGGCTTTATGAATGCCAATTATGAGCGTCATGGTCTGCCAAAGATTAGTCAGCCGGTTATTGATACGCTGGAGTTTGCTAGAAACCTCTATCCTGAGTATAAACGTCATGGTTTGGGACCTTTGACCAAGAGGTTTGGTGTGGCCTTGGAACATCACCATATGGCCAATTACGATGCGGAAGCGACTGGTCGTCTGCTCTTTATTTTTATCAAAGAAGTAGCAGAAAAACATGGTGTGACCGATTTAGCTAGACTCAACATTGATTTGATCAGTCCAGACTCTTATAAAAAAGCTCGGATCAAGCATGCGACCATTTATGTCAAGAATCAGGTAGGGCTGAAGAATATCTTTAAACTGGTTTCTTTGTCCAATACCAAGTACTTTGAAGGGGTGCCACGAATTCCGAGAACGGTTCTAGATGCCCATAGGGAGGGCTTGATTTTAGGATCAGCCTGTGCAGAAGGTGAGGTTTTTGAAGCCGTCGTTTCTCAAGGTGTGGATGCGGCAGTTGAAGTGGCCAAGTATTATGACTTTATCGAGGTTATGCCTCCAGCTATCTATGCTCCCTTGATTGCCAAGGAGCAGATCAAGGATATGGAGGAACTCCATACTATTATCAAGAGTTTGATAGAGGTCGGCGACCGTCTTGGTAAGCCTGTTCTAGCTACGGGAAATGTTCACTATATTGAACCAGAAGAAGAGATTTACCGTGAAATTATTGTCCGTAGTTTGGGACAGGGAGCGATAATTAACCGGACAATCGGTCATGGGGAACATGCTCAACCCGCTCCTCTTCCAAAAGCTCATTTTAGAACGACTAATGAGATGTTGGATGAATTTGCCTTCTTGGGAGAGGAATTAGCTCGGAAATTGGTGATTGAAAATCCTAATGCTTTGGCAGAAATTTTTGAACCTGTTGAGGTGGTTAAGGGTGACTTGTACACGCCTTTCATTGATAAGGCGGAAGAAACGGTCGCTGAGTTGACCTATAAGAAAGCTTTTGAGATTTATGGAAATCCCCTGCCAGATATTGTTGATTTGCGGATTGAAAAGGAATTAACATCCATACTGGGGAATGGATTTGCTGTGATTTATCTAGCATCGCAGATGCTGGTGCAACGTTCCAATGAACGGGGTTACTTAGTGGGTTCTCGTGGATCTGTCGGATCTAGTTTCGTTGCGACCATGATTGGGATTACGGAGGTCAATCCTCTCTCTCCTCACTATGTCTGTGGTCAGTGTCAGTACAGTGAGTTTATCACCGATGGTTCGTACGGTTCAGGATTTGATATGCCCAATAAGGACTGTCCAAACTGTGGTCACAAACTCAGCAAAAATGGGCAAGATATTCCGTTCGAGACCTTCCTTGGTTTTGATGGAGACAAGGTTCCCGATATTGACTTGAACTTCTCGGGAGAAGATCAACCAAGCGCTCACTTGGATGTGCGTGATATCTTTGGTGAGGAATATGCCTTCCGTGCAGGAACGGTTGGTACGGTGGCTGCCAAGACTGCTTATGGATTTGTCAAGGGTTACGAGCGAGATTATGGCAAGTTTTATCGTGATGCAGAGGTAGAACGCCTCGCTCAAGGTGCTGCTGGTGTCAAACGAACTACTGGACAACACCCAGGGGGAATCGTTGTTATTCCTAACTACATGGATGTCTACGACTTTACGCCTGTCCAGTATCCAGCAGATGACGTGACGGCTGAATGGCAGACCACCCACTTTAACTTCCATGATATCGATGAGAACGTCCTCAAACTCGATGTGCTGGGACATGATGATCCGACCATGATTCGAAAACTCCAGGACTTGTCTGGGATTGATCCTAATGAAATCCCTATGGATGACGAAGGCGTGATGGCCCTCTTTTCTGGGACTGATGTGCTAGGTGTGACTCCTGAACAAATCGGAACTCCGACAGGCATGCTGGGGATTCCAGAGTTTGGAACCAACTTTGTACGAGGCATGGTAGATGAAACGCATCCGACGACTTTTGCAGAATTGCTTCAGTTGTCTGGACTGTCCCACGGTACTGACGTTTGGCTAGGCAATGCCCAGGATTTGATTAAACAAGGGATTGCGGATCTATCAACCGTTATCGGTTGTCGAGACGACATCATGGTTTACCTCATGCATGCTGGCCTCGAGCCTAAGATGGCCTTTACTATCATGGAACGGGTACGTAAGGGCTTGTGGCTCAAGATTTCTGAAGAAGAGAGAAATGGCTATATCGAAGCTATGAAGGCTAATAAGGTGCCAGAGTGGTATATTGAGTCCTGTGGGAAAATCAAGTACATGTTCCCTAAAGCCCATGCGGCAGCCTACGTTATGATGGCCTTGCGTGTAGCTTACTTCAAGGTTCATCATCCCATTTATTATTACTGTGCTTACTTCTCCATCCGCGCCAAGGCCTTTGATATCAAGACTATGGGTGCGGGCTTGGATGCCATCAAACGCAGAATGGAAGAAATCTCTGAAAAACGGAAGAACAATGAAGCCTCTAATGTAGAAATTGATCTTTATACAACTCTTGAGATTGTCAATGAGATGTGGGAGCGTGGTTTCAAGTTTGGAAAACTCGATCTCTACCGTAGTCAGGCGACAGAGTTCCTTATCGATGGGGATACCCTCATCCCACCATTTGTCGCTATGGATGGTCTGGGAGAGAACGTTGCTAAGCAGTTGGTGCGAGCGCGTGAAGAGGGAGAATTCCTCTCTAAAACAGAACTACGCAAGCGTGGTGGGCTCTCATCAACCTTGGTTGAAAAGATGGATGAAATGGGCATTCTCGGCAATATGCCAGAGGATAACCAGTTGAGTTTGTTTGATGATTTGTTTTAA
- a CDS encoding aminopeptidase, protein MVLPNFKENLEKYAKLLVANGINVQPGHTLALSIDVEQRELAHLIVKEAYTLGAHEVIVQWTDDVINREKFLHAPMKRLDNVPEYKIAEMNYLLENKASRLGVRSSDPGALNGVDADKLSASAKAMGLAMKPMRIATQSNKVSWTVAAAAGLEWAKRVFPNAASDEEAVDLLWDQIFKTCRVYEEDPVKAWEEHAAILKSRADMLNKEQFSALHYTAPGTDLTLGLPKNHVWESAGAINAQGEGFLPNMPTEEVFTAPDFRRADGYVTSTKPLSYNGNIIEGIKVTFKGGQIVDITAEKGDQVMKDLVFENAGARALGECALVPDPSPISQSGITFFNTLFDENASNHLAIGAAYATSVVGGAEMSEEELEAAGLNRSDVHVDFMIGSNQMDIDGIREDGTRVPLFRNGDWAN, encoded by the coding sequence ATGGTTTTACCAAATTTTAAAGAAAATCTAGAAAAATACGCTAAGCTTTTAGTTGCAAATGGAATCAATGTGCAACCTGGTCACACTTTGGCTCTCTCTATCGATGTGGAGCAACGTGAGTTGGCTCACTTAATCGTCAAAGAAGCTTATACTTTGGGTGCGCACGAGGTTATCGTTCAGTGGACAGATGATGTTATTAACCGTGAGAAATTCCTCCATGCTCCGATGAAGCGTCTGGACAATGTGCCAGAATACAAGATTGCTGAGATGAACTATCTTTTGGAGAACAAGGCTAGCCGTCTTGGAGTTCGTTCATCTGATCCAGGTGCCTTGAACGGAGTGGATGCTGACAAGCTTTCAGCTTCTGCTAAAGCGATGGGACTTGCCATGAAGCCAATGCGTATCGCAACTCAATCCAACAAGGTTAGTTGGACTGTAGCAGCCGCTGCGGGACTTGAGTGGGCTAAGAGAGTCTTTCCAAATGCTGCGAGCGACGAAGAAGCAGTTGATCTCCTTTGGGACCAAATATTCAAAACTTGCCGTGTCTACGAAGAAGATCCTGTTAAGGCTTGGGAAGAGCATGCAGCTATCTTGAAAAGCAGGGCCGATATGCTTAATAAAGAACAATTCTCAGCCCTTCACTACACAGCTCCAGGGACAGATTTGACCCTTGGTTTGCCGAAGAACCATGTTTGGGAATCAGCTGGTGCTATCAATGCGCAAGGCGAAGGATTCTTGCCAAATATGCCGACAGAAGAAGTCTTTACAGCTCCTGATTTTCGTCGCGCAGATGGTTATGTTACTTCTACAAAACCGCTTAGCTATAACGGAAATATCATTGAAGGTATTAAGGTGACCTTTAAGGGTGGACAAATCGTAGATATCACTGCTGAGAAGGGTGATCAGGTCATGAAAGATCTTGTCTTTGAAAATGCGGGTGCGCGTGCCTTAGGTGAATGTGCCTTGGTGCCAGATCCAAGTCCAATTTCTCAGTCAGGCATTACCTTCTTTAATACCCTTTTCGATGAGAATGCGTCAAATCACTTGGCTATCGGTGCAGCCTATGCAACTAGCGTAGTTGGTGGAGCGGAGATGAGCGAAGAGGAGCTTGAAGCTGCGGGGCTTAACCGTTCAGATGTTCACGTGGACTTTATGATTGGTTCTAACCAAATGGATATCGATGGTATCCGTGAGGATGGGACACGTGTACCACTCTTCCGTAACGGAGATTGGGCAAATTAA
- a CDS encoding GlsB/YeaQ/YmgE family stress response membrane protein, which produces MLGSMFVGLLVGFLAGTLTNRGERMGCFGKMFLGWIGAFIGHLLFGTWGPIIAETAIIPAVLGSMIVLAIFWRRGS; this is translated from the coding sequence ATGTTAGGAAGTATGTTCGTTGGTCTCCTAGTGGGATTTTTAGCAGGTACTCTGACCAATCGTGGAGAGCGAATGGGATGTTTTGGAAAAATGTTTCTAGGATGGATTGGTGCCTTTATAGGCCATTTGCTTTTTGGGACTTGGGGACCGATAATAGCAGAAACTGCCATTATTCCGGCAGTACTAGGTTCCATGATTGTCTTAGCGATTTTCTGGAGACGAGGAAGTTAA
- a CDS encoding pseudouridine synthase, which translates to MRLDKFLVACAVGSRTEVKNLLKAGRVTVNGKKEKSAKLQINEETDEICFDGQKLDYEEFVYYMMNKPQGVISATEDPKHKTVLDLLDDYARAKEVFPVGRLDIDTHGLLLLTNDGKLAHALLSPKRHVDKTYLVQVEGIMTQEDVEKFAQGIPLKDFTCQPAKLELVSVDTEKEESLVRVTNAEGKFHQVKRMVAYCGKEVVDLQRLTMGTLTLDEDLKRGEWRRLSKEELEGLLESVH; encoded by the coding sequence ATGAGATTAGATAAATTTTTAGTTGCCTGTGCTGTCGGGAGTCGGACTGAGGTCAAAAACTTGCTCAAGGCTGGGCGCGTGACGGTCAATGGCAAAAAAGAAAAATCTGCCAAGCTGCAAATCAATGAAGAGACAGACGAGATTTGTTTTGACGGGCAAAAGCTAGACTACGAGGAGTTTGTTTACTATATGATGAACAAGCCCCAGGGTGTTATCTCAGCGACTGAAGATCCTAAACATAAGACTGTGTTGGATTTGTTGGATGACTATGCACGTGCCAAGGAAGTTTTCCCAGTAGGACGCTTGGATATTGACACACATGGCCTCCTGCTCCTGACCAATGACGGAAAGCTTGCCCATGCTCTTCTTTCACCTAAGCGTCATGTGGACAAGACTTACTTGGTGCAGGTCGAGGGAATTATGACCCAAGAGGATGTAGAGAAATTTGCTCAGGGCATTCCGCTCAAAGACTTTACCTGTCAGCCTGCTAAGCTGGAGCTTGTGTCTGTTGATACGGAAAAGGAAGAAAGCCTGGTCCGAGTGACCAATGCCGAAGGAAAATTCCACCAGGTTAAACGCATGGTAGCCTACTGTGGTAAGGAAGTGGTGGACTTGCAACGTCTGACCATGGGAACTTTGACCTTGGACGAGGATTTGAAACGTGGAGAATGGCGTCGCTTAAGCAAGGAAGAACTAGAAGGCTTGCTTGAGAGTGTTCACTAA
- the pepC gene encoding aminopeptidase C: MNAIQESFTDKLFANYEANVKYQAIENAASHNGIFAALERRQSHVDNTPVFSLDLTKDKVTNQKASGRCWMFAALNTFRHKLISQYKLENFELSQAHTFFWDKYEKSNWFLEQVIATADQDLTSRKVSFLLQTPQQDGGQWDMVVALFEKYGVVPKSVYPESVSSSSSRELNAILNKLLRQDAQILRDLLASGADQAAVQAKKEDLLQEIFNFLAMSLGLPPRQFDFAYRDKDNNYQSEKGITPQEFYKKYVDLPLEDYVSVINAPTADKPYGKSYTVEMLGNVVGSRAVRYINVPMERLKELAIAQMQAGETVWFGSDVGQLSNRKAGILATDVYDFESSMDIQLTQDKAGRLDYSESLMTHAMVLTGVDLDENGKSTKWKVENSWGDKVGTDGYFVASDAWMDEYTYQIVVRKELLTEEERVAYEAEPIVLAPWDPMGALAE; encoded by the coding sequence ATGAACGCGATTCAAGAATCATTTACAGATAAGTTATTTGCCAACTATGAAGCAAATGTTAAATACCAAGCTATCGAAAATGCTGCTAGCCACAACGGGATTTTTGCAGCCCTCGAGCGTCGTCAAAGTCATGTAGACAACACACCAGTTTTCTCACTTGATTTGACTAAGGACAAGGTCACTAACCAGAAGGCTTCTGGTCGTTGCTGGATGTTTGCTGCTCTCAACACTTTCCGCCACAAACTCATCTCACAATACAAATTGGAGAACTTTGAACTGTCACAAGCTCACACCTTTTTCTGGGACAAGTATGAGAAATCCAACTGGTTCTTGGAGCAAGTCATTGCGACCGCAGACCAAGACTTGACGAGCCGTAAGGTTAGTTTCCTACTCCAAACTCCTCAACAAGATGGTGGTCAGTGGGATATGGTCGTTGCCCTCTTTGAGAAATACGGTGTCGTGCCTAAGTCAGTTTATCCTGAATCTGTTTCATCTAGCAGTAGCCGTGAGCTCAATGCCATCCTTAACAAATTGCTTCGTCAAGATGCTCAAATCTTGCGTGACCTCTTGGCTTCTGGTGCAGATCAAGCAGCTGTTCAAGCTAAAAAAGAAGACCTCTTGCAAGAAATCTTTAACTTCCTTGCTATGTCACTAGGACTTCCACCACGTCAATTCGACTTTGCTTATCGTGATAAGGATAACAACTACCAAAGCGAAAAAGGCATCACTCCACAAGAGTTTTACAAGAAATACGTTGACCTTCCACTAGAAGACTATGTTTCTGTGATCAATGCTCCAACTGCTGACAAGCCTTACGGCAAATCTTACACAGTTGAGATGTTGGGCAATGTCGTTGGTAGCCGTGCAGTTCGATACATCAACGTGCCGATGGAGCGCTTGAAAGAATTGGCCATTGCCCAAATGCAGGCAGGAGAGACTGTTTGGTTTGGTTCAGATGTTGGTCAGCTCAGCAACCGCAAAGCTGGAATCCTTGCGACAGATGTTTATGACTTTGAATCAAGCATGGATATTCAACTCACTCAAGACAAGGCAGGACGTTTGGACTACAGCGAAAGCTTGATGACCCACGCTATGGTCTTGACTGGTGTTGATTTGGATGAAAATGGGAAATCAACTAAGTGGAAGGTTGAAAACTCTTGGGGAGACAAGGTTGGTACCGATGGTTACTTTGTTGCCTCAGACGCTTGGATGGATGAATATACCTACCAGATTGTTGTCCGCAAAGAATTGCTAACAGAAGAAGAACGAGTTGCCTATGAAGCAGAACCAATTGTGCTTGCACCATGGGATCCAATGGGAGCCTTGGCAGAATAA
- a CDS encoding PTS system mannose/fructose/sorbose family transporter subunit IID has protein sequence MTEKLQLTKSDRKKVWWRSTFLQGSWNYERMQNLGWAYSLIPALKKLYTKKEDQISALERHLEFFNTHPYVAAPIMGVTLALEEERANGVEIDDAAIQGVKIGMMGPLAGIGDPVFWFTVRPILGSLGASLALTGNILGPILFFVLWNLIRMSFLWYTQEIGYKAGSEITKDMSGGILQDITKGASILGMFILAVLVQRWVNITFAFDVAKVQLDEKAYIHWDKLPEGYKGIQEAFAQVGQGLSQTPEKVTTFQQNLDMLIPGLSGLLLTFLCMYLLKKKVSPITIILALFAVGIVAHVLHIM, from the coding sequence ATGACTGAAAAACTTCAATTAACTAAATCAGATCGTAAAAAAGTTTGGTGGCGTTCAACTTTCTTACAAGGTTCTTGGAACTATGAACGTATGCAAAACTTGGGTTGGGCTTACTCATTAATTCCAGCTCTTAAAAAACTCTACACTAAAAAAGAAGATCAAATCTCTGCTCTTGAACGCCATCTTGAGTTCTTCAACACTCACCCATACGTAGCCGCTCCAATCATGGGGGTTACTCTTGCACTTGAAGAAGAACGTGCTAACGGTGTTGAAATCGATGATGCTGCTATCCAAGGGGTTAAAATCGGTATGATGGGACCTCTTGCAGGTATCGGTGATCCAGTATTCTGGTTTACAGTACGCCCAATCCTTGGATCACTCGGTGCTTCACTTGCCCTTACTGGTAATATCTTAGGTCCAATCCTATTCTTCGTTCTTTGGAACTTGATTCGTATGTCATTCTTGTGGTATACACAAGAGATTGGATACAAGGCTGGATCAGAAATCACTAAAGATATGTCTGGCGGTATCCTTCAAGACATCACTAAAGGAGCTTCTATCCTTGGTATGTTCATTCTTGCTGTCCTTGTTCAACGTTGGGTAAATATTACATTTGCTTTCGATGTTGCCAAAGTTCAACTAGATGAAAAGGCTTATATCCATTGGGATAAATTGCCAGAAGGATATAAAGGTATCCAAGAAGCATTCGCACAAGTAGGACAAGGATTGTCTCAAACACCTGAAAAAGTTACTACTTTCCAACAAAACTTGGATATGTTGATTCCTGGACTATCAGGACTACTCCTTACTTTCCTTTGCATGTACTTGCTTAAGAAAAAAGTATCTCCAATCACTATTATCCTTGCACTCTTCGCAGTGGGTATTGTGGCACATGTTCTTCACATCATGTAA
- a CDS encoding PTS mannose/fructose/sorbose transporter subunit IIC, with translation MSIISMVLVVAVAFLAGLEGILDQFQFHQPIVACTLIGLVTGNLEAGIILGGSLQMIALGWANIGAAVAPDAALASVAAAIIMVLGGDFTKTGIGVAQAVAIPLAVAGLFLTMIVRTLSVGLVHTADAAAKKGDFKAVERAHFIALLLQGLRIAVPAALLLMVPTETVQSILNAMPDWLKDGMAIGGGMVVAVGYAMVINMMATREVWPFFAIGFVLAAVSDITLIGFGAIGVAIALIYLHLSKTGGNGGGGAATSNDPIGDILEDY, from the coding sequence ATGTCTATTATTTCTATGGTCTTAGTAGTCGCTGTAGCCTTCCTAGCAGGTCTTGAAGGTATCCTCGACCAATTCCAATTCCATCAACCAATCGTAGCTTGTACCCTTATCGGGCTTGTTACTGGTAACCTTGAAGCAGGGATTATCCTTGGTGGTTCTCTTCAAATGATCGCCCTTGGTTGGGCTAACATCGGAGCTGCCGTAGCTCCTGACGCTGCTCTTGCTTCTGTTGCTGCTGCCATTATCATGGTTCTTGGTGGCGACTTTACGAAGACAGGTATCGGTGTTGCCCAAGCGGTTGCTATTCCTCTTGCGGTTGCTGGTCTATTCTTGACTATGATTGTCCGTACACTCTCTGTCGGATTGGTTCACACTGCTGATGCTGCTGCTAAAAAAGGTGACTTCAAAGCAGTTGAACGTGCTCACTTTATCGCACTTCTTCTTCAAGGTCTTCGTATTGCAGTCCCTGCAGCACTTCTTCTAATGGTACCAACTGAAACTGTACAAAGCATTCTAAATGCTATGCCTGATTGGCTCAAAGATGGTATGGCTATCGGTGGTGGTATGGTTGTTGCTGTTGGTTACGCTATGGTTATCAACATGATGGCAACGCGTGAAGTATGGCCATTCTTCGCTATTGGTTTCGTCCTTGCTGCCGTGTCAGATATCACTCTAATCGGATTTGGTGCTATCGGTGTTGCTATCGCTCTTATCTACCTTCACCTTTCTAAAACTGGTGGAAATGGTGGCGGAGGAGCCGCAACGTCTAACGACCCAATCGGCGATATCCTAGAAGACTACTAA